GCATTGGACTTGCAAAGAGAAATTCGCCATCTGAATCTTGCCGAACATTTCAGAATAGTATTGCCAAAGATAGGTGCCAGACACGGTTCAAAGTGAAGTATCTAATTTTAAAATACAGGTAACCGGTGAAGTCTCGCAATAAAGTCACAGGTTAGCGTCACTTGGTTTTGTCGGGATCATTTTAGGAGATAGTTTCGCTTATATTTCGGAGGAAGTGAACGCAGAGCGGCAGCATATGATACAGGTTCAAGAGCTCCGCATTACTTACGGGCTTATCTGAAAGCACTGTAGGATTAATACAAATGGGCTGTTACTCTTAGGGTAAGCAGCCCGATTTTTTTCGCGCCTGCGGCGCACTTGGGTGACTAAACTGATGTACCTGGCCTGGATGACTTTTATAGACGCCCGGTCTGTAATGGCCTGCTGGCCGGGAGCCAGAATTTGTCTCTGGCCGGATGAGGGCAGGCTAATTTCGATCCTGCCCTCGGCCAGCGTGGTTTTCATAGGAACTTTAGCATTATTGGCATCCACATTGAGATGTGTACCAAGTACTTTGATTATTGAATTAAACGAGGCCACAATGAACGGCCTCTGACCATCTTTGGTAACCTCGAAGTAGACTTCCTCGGTCACATTAACTTTTCTATTGCTTTACTCAAAACGAACAGAATAGGTCAGTGTACTTTCTGAGTTCATAACAGCCAGTGAGCCGTCAGGTAACACTACCTCGATCTGGCCACCGCGCGGCGTACTGATCGTATTCATATTTTGACTTCCGGCCGCCGGATCTCCCGTCCTCTGATACGTGATCTTTCCATTGGCAGATTTAGTAATCTTAATACCATTATCTTAAGCGATCCGGCCACGTGCCCGACTATCGATAACGATCTTTTGCCCGTTCGATAAAGTCAGGGTTCCACGATTACCGCCAGGTAATAAATCATTTGCCAGTTAATGGGTATGACAATCGTATGCTGGTTCCGGCTAAACAAAAAAGGCATTATGAAAAGATCTCCCAGACAATAAACACCATCAGGGTACTTACCGCAGCAAGTCGTTCCCGCAGAATGGTGAGCGCATTCTTTACTTGTTTTTTAACCGTGCCTTCTGCTATATTCAATGTCTCTGCAATCGCCTTGTTGGAAAGATCTTCATATCTGCTCAATTGAAATACTGCACGCATTTTGGTTGGCAGTGAGGTAACTTCCAGATCGATCATGGATTGTAATTCCCTGCCGTCAAGCGTGCGTTCAGTTACTTACTATGGAAATTCTCAAGTTTTTATCGAAGAAACATAGTTGGCTGAACATTTCCCCTTTCGGATCAGGGAGATCACAGCATTCATGGTCATGCGCATGAGCAAATGCTGCAGCCTGGTATCTTTTTTAATGTCTTTCATATGCTGAAACAATCAGCAAAAAATATCCTGAACGATATCTTTTGCCATTTCCCAGTCTCCAAGCATGCGTTTGGCATGCATAAAAAACAAGGGCCAATATCGCTTATAAACTTCTTTAAAAGCGGTATGATCACCCAGGCGGAGCCTTTCAACAAATTCTTTATCAGACAATAAATTGTAATTCTCCATGCTCGAACGAAACCAGATTACCAAATATAATGATTAGAATTAAGATTCAGGCAATTACAAATGCAATGTTTGGTTAATTTACGTTATCCTCAAAACTGTACAGAGATCATTTTGTGCTTAAAACTGATCACAATGATAATACCGTTTTCTGACATTTTTGTTAGCCCGATGTTAATATTAATAAAGTCATAGGGGATCTATAGAATAGATGTTTTCACGCTCAATTTATAACAGGGTATCGTTCATAATGTCTGCGGAACTCTACCAGAGAAGGTTTTCCATCAGATTTTCCTTTTATTTTGGAGGAATCTTCGTTAAACCGATACGCCTTTCAGAAATTAGTTCGGTGCCTGAAAAAAATATTTTCGAACGATCTACCCCTTTCTCCTGCGCTTTATATATAGAAACCAACCATCAGATTGTCAATGATCGAACCGAAAGTGCAAGAACTGCTGAAGGGGTTTGAAGAAGGTACATGTACACCTTAACAGGTGCCGGAAGTCGAAGAATGGTATAGGAAACTGGCTGCAAAGCAGTCTGATCCTGAGCCAGAAGATCTCCGGCAAATAGAAAAGGAGCTGCGGCACCGAATCCCGTCAATGTCTCCCAGATTTGGCGGTGTCGCCAGACGATGGGCGACTGCGGCAGCTGTTATGGTGGGCATAGGGGTCTGTTTATGGGCTTATGTTCATAAAACCTAGGCTCATAACATCGATATGCTGATTTCAACGGAATCCTATCTGCCTGTGATTTACAATACACTTGCCCCCTCAGTAATTTAGGAATGCGCAATATGCTTAAACCTATCAGCCTGGCTGAACCAACCCCTTTTACCAGCAGGCAAAAAGAGTGATTTTTTCGTATATCCCGATGTCACATTTTGCCGTCTTTTTCGTTACTTTTAAGTAGTGTACTTCCGCGCACCGTAGTATGCCGTTAATCAAAAAATTAAAGGACATGAAAAAAACGTTCTTTCTCGGAGTTGTAATCGCGATTTCTCTGCTGGCTTGCAATGACCGTTCCTTGCAGAAAGAAGATGCTCAAAAGATTCTCAGTGCGAATTATGACAAGGATCTTACGGAAGATATTCAGCTAACAGACGAAGCCTTGTATGCTAAATTAAAAGATTCCAAACTGGTTGCCGATGGCTATGTGGCCCTGCCCCCTTATTCCCCGAATGACGTCAATAAACCCATTATAAAGCTCACGCAAAAAAGTGAACAGTTTTGGACAGATCATCCTGCTGCAGGGTCAAAAACTTGCCGCGTCAAAATTGCGCGGCAAGTAGTCAGCGGAATCAAAAGCATAGAGATAAAGGATAAGACCCATGCGAAAGTATACTATCAGATTTCCTATACCGACCTCACGCCCTTTGCAGAACTCTATCCCGGTGTAGGTAAAGATTCAAGCGAACACGCTGA
This window of the Chitinophaga sancti genome carries:
- a CDS encoding RNA polymerase sigma factor; its protein translation is MENYNLLSDKEFVERLRLGDHTAFKEVYKRYWPLFFMHAKRMLGDWEMAKDIVQDIFC
- a CDS encoding sigma factor-like helix-turn-helix DNA-binding protein, which codes for MIDLEVTSLPTKMRAVFQLSRYEDLSNKAIAETLNIAEGTVKKQVKNALTILRERLAAVSTLMVFIVWEIFS